A stretch of the Rhinoderma darwinii isolate aRhiDar2 chromosome 3, aRhiDar2.hap1, whole genome shotgun sequence genome encodes the following:
- the LOC142748441 gene encoding zona pellucida sperm-binding protein 3-like produces MELWVRWSWLLVVLLYGSGFSSSLVRRQSDPRWRDYQPEWGSSRGLGQPMSGVGSPRGNPWSPVQTGWGSRYIGELQPRQLTQSPNSPISVQCGEDRLVVMVTRDFYGNGKLVKPSDLTLGSCRPGLQTTDTTVVFANGLQECGNSLEMTSDWLIYTSNLRYTPTSSSMVPIIRSNSAVVPIQCYYPRHGNVSSKAVQPTWIPFSTTVTTEERLVFSLQLMTGDWSAPRPSLVFQLGDMFYIEASLDVQNHVPMTLFVDSCVATITPDVTSNPRYEIISNNGCLMDGMQEDSSSVFVSPRPQADKLRFMVDAFRFTDSDVSTIYITCSLRAADINQTPDPVNKACSYNKATSSWSPMEGSSGICQCCTTRNCATASGQRMTWGSSLGRPRGIGKRAVGSHQEKHVLATLGPLLVTGNKPNQISGAAHTDASRMTAGHEPLQLWVLVAIGSVSSVVVAVGLTMVGKCLLNRFSHKDSV; encoded by the exons ATGGAGCTGTGGGTCAGGTGGAGTTGGTTGTTAGTGGTTCTTCTCTATGGATCAGGCTTTAGCAGTTCCTTGGTTAGGCGCCAGTCAGACCCTAGGTGGAGGGATTATCAGCCTGAATGGGGATCTTCTAGAGGACTTGGACAACCTATGTCTGGAGTGGgctctcctagaggaaacccttgGTCTCCAGTTCAGACTGGATGGGGCTCCAGGTATATTGGAGAACTTCAGCCACGACAGCTTACACAATCTCCAAACTCCCCTATCAGTGTGCAGTGCGGTGAGGACAGGCTGGTGGTGATGGTGACCAGAGACTTCTATGGGAATGGAAAGCTGGTGAAGCCCTCAGACCTGACCCTGGGCTCCTGCCGACCTGGACTGCAGACTACAGATACTACTGTGGTTTTTGCAAATGGCCTTCAAGAATGTGGGAACAGCCTGGAG ATGACCTCCGACTGGCTGATCTACACGTCCAACCTACGCTACACCCCCACTTCCTCCAGCATGGTGCCAATTATTAGGTCCAACTCTGCTGTGGTTCCCATCCAGTGTTACTACCCGAG ACATGGCAATGTGAGCAGCAAAGCAGTCCAGCCAACATGGATTCCATTCAGTACCACGGTGACCACAGAAGAGCGGCTGGTCTTCTCCTTGCAGCTAATGACTG GGGACTGGAGTGCTCCCCGTCCATCACTGGTCTTCCAGCTTGGTGACATGTTCTACATTGAAGCCTCTTtggatgttcagaaccatgtcccGATGACCCTGTTTGTTGACAGCTGTGTGGCCACCATTACTCCAGATGTGACCTCCAATCCTCGTTATGAGATCATCTCTAACAATGG GTGCTTGATGGATGGTATGCAAGAAGATTCCTCCTCAGTCTTTGTCTCCCCAAGACCACAAGCTGACAAGCTCCGCTTCATGGTTGATGCCTTCAGGTTCACGGACAGTGATGTCTCTACG ATCTATATCACGTGTTCTCTGAGAGCTGCCGACATCAACCAGACCCCTGATCCAGTGAACAAGGCGTGCTCCTACAACAAGGCTACCAGCAG TTGGTCACCTATGGAAGGATCAAGTGGAATCTGCCAGTGCTGCACCACCAGGAACTGTGCCACTGCTTCAGGCCAGAGAATGACATGGGGCTCTTCCCTCGGAAGGCCAAGAGGAATTGGGAAGAGAGCTGTTG GTTCTCATCAAGAGAAACATGTCCTGGCCACACTTGGTCCTCTTCTAGTGACTGGAAACAAGCCTAACCAGATCTCCGGAGCAGCACACACTGATGCTTCCAGAATGACTGCAGGACATGAACCTCTACAGCTGTGGGTGCTGGTGGCCATCGGGTCTGTCAGTTCAGTAGTTGTTGCTGTTGGTCTTACTATGGTTGGAAAATGTCTTCTTAACAGGTTCTCCCACAAAGACTCTGTATAG
- the LOC142750290 gene encoding zona pellucida sperm-binding protein 3-like isoform X2 has product MTPDWLIYGTNLTYNPTSGTQSTSITRTGAAVVPIQCYYPRYGNVSSEDILPTWVPFATTVSSDERLAFSLRLMTEDWSAPRSSLVFNLGDVFYVEASLEAQDHLPMILFVDSCVATASPDVNSNPRYEIIAYNGCLMDGTQEDSSSAFRAPRPQPDKLQFMVDAFRFIDSQASSLYITCSLRAAADTQTPDPMHKACSYIKASNSWSAVEGSGDICACCNTQNCAAPAGQSRGWGHSYRRPRGLGKREAPQGSWSVDRWALASVGPLLVLGEDQRRSLAVKGSSVVEMWVLVGVGCLSLVIVLACVISLGRSLKRKRSPLGVQK; this is encoded by the exons ATGACCCCTGATTGGCTCATCTATGGCACCAACTTGACTTACAACCCAACATCTGGCACTCAGAGCACGTCCATCACCCGCACCGGCGCTGCTGTGGTGCCCATCCAGTGCTACTACCCTCG ATATGGTAATGTGAGCAGTGAGGACATCTTGCCTACCTGGGTTCCTTTTGCCACCACTGTGTCCTCAGATGAGCGGTTGGCCTTCTCCTTACGTCTGATGACTG AGGACTGGAGTGCTCCCAGGTCATCGCTGGTCTTCAACCTTGGAGACGTCTTCTACGTTGAGGCTTCTTTGGAGGCCCAGGACCACCTCCCTATGATCTTGTTCGTTGACAGCTGTGTGGCCACCGCTTCCCCAGATGTGAACTCCAACCCTAGATATGAGATCATTGCTTACAATGG GTGCCTGATGGATGGAACCCAAGAAGATTCGTCTTCTGCTTTCCGAGCTCCAAGACCCCAACCAGACAAGCTGCAGTTCATGGTGGATGCCTTCCGTTTTATTGACTCTCAAGCGTCCAGT CTCTATATCACCTGTTCTCTGAGGGCGGCTGCTGACACACAGACCCCCGATCCCATGCACAAGGCCTGTTCCTACATAAAAGCGTCCAACAG TTGGTCAGCTGTTGAGGGCTCCGGCGATATCTGCGCCTGCTGTAATACCCAGAACTGTGCTGCCCCTGCTGGTCAGAGCAGGGGTTGGGGCCATTCTTATAGAAGACCGAGAGGACTGGGCAAGAGAGAAGCTCCACAAG GATCCTGGTCGGTGGACAGATGGGCGTTGGCCTCTGTGGGCCCCCTGCTGGTGCTGGGAGAAGATCAGAGACGTTCTCTTGCAGTGAAGGGGTCCAGTGTCGTGGAGATGTGGGTCCTGGTGGGGGTTGGGTGTCTCAGCCTGGTTATAGTCCTCGCCTGTGTTATCAGCCTTGGACGATCTCTGAAAAGGAAACGGTCACCCCTGGGTGTACAGAAATAA
- the LOC142750289 gene encoding zona pellucida sperm-binding protein 3-like: MELWVRWSWFFVGFLCGPGFSSSLVRRRRQSDAWWRDYQPGWGSSRGLGQSPSGVGSPRGNPWSPGQLVSGFGALRGAQSGWGSRYPGGEVQPRQLVQHPNSPISVQCGEDKMVVMVLKDFYGNGNLLKASDLSLGSCVPGFQSSDTMVVFNNDVQACGSSLQMTPDFLIYRTMLNYDPASSNPVIIRSSPAMVPILCYYPRHGNVSSKAIKPTWLPFSTTVSMEERLAFSMYLMSDDWSGRRSSSVFQLGDVFNIEASVETENHIPMTLFVDSCMATTTSDVNSNPRYEIVAFNGCLMDGTQDDSSSAFRSPRSQSDKIQFMVDAFRFTGTDASTVYITCSLRAAEVNQPPNPTNKACSYNKASRSWSAVEGSNDICRCCESQNCAATLGQNRRWSTVFGGSRGIGKREIGLHPEEHAMNTLGPLLIISAEKNHQEPIAERVQASRVTRESRPLELWMLVAIGFVSVVVVAVALAVVGRYVVKRFSPQEAL, translated from the exons ATGGAGCTGTGGGTCAGGTGGAGTTGGTTCTTTGTGGGTTTTCTCTGTGGACCAGGCTTTAGCAGTTCCTTGGTTAGACGCCGGCGCCAGTCAGATGCTTGGTGGAGGGATTATCAGCCTGGATGGGGATCTTCTAGAGGACTTGGACAATCTCCATCTGGTGTGGgctctcctagaggaaacccttgGTCTCCTGGACAGTTAGTGTCTGGTTTTGGGGCTTTGAGAGGTGCTCAGTCTGGATGGGGCTCCAGGTATCCTGGTGGAGAAGTTCAACCACGGCAACTTGTACAACATCCAAACTCCCCTATTAGTGTGCAGTGTGGTGAGGACAAGATGGTGGTGATGGTGCTGAAAGACTTCTATGGGAATGGCAACCTGTTGAAGGCCTCAGATCTGAGCTTAGGTTCTTGTGTGCCTGGATTTCAGAGTTCAGACACCATGGTAGTCTTTAATAATGATGTCCAGGCCTGTGGGAGCAGCTTGCAG ATGACCCCAGACTTCTTGATCTACAGAACAATGTTGAACTATGACCCAGCTTCCAGCAACCCTGTCATAATAAGGTCTAGTCCTGCTATGGTTCCTATCCTCTGCTATTACCCCCG TCATGGCAATGTGAGCAGCAAGGCAATCAAACCAACATGGCTTCCGTTTAGTACTACAGTCTCTATGGAAGAGAGGTTGGCCTTCTCTATGTATCTGATGAGTG ATGACTGGAGTGGTCGTAGATCTTCCTCGGTCTTCCAGCTTGGAGACGTCTTTAACATAGAGGCCTCTGtggaaactgaaaatcacatcccCATGACCCTATTCGTTGACAGCTGCATGGCCACCACTACATCCGATGTCAACTCCAACCCTCGTTATGAAATCGTAGCCTTCAATGG GTGCCTGATGGATGGGACTCAAGATGACTCCTCTTCAGCCTTCAGATCTCCAAGATCTCAATCAGATAAGATCCAATTCATGGTTGATGCTTTCCGGTTCACTGGGACAGATGCATCTACG GTCTATATCACCTGTTCTCTAAGAGCTGCAGAGGTCAACCAGCCACCTAACCCAACGAACAAGGCATGCTCTTATAACAAGGCTTCTAGAAG CTGGTCTGCTGTTGAGGGCTCCAATGACATCTGCCGCTGCTGTGAGTCCCAGAACTGTGCCGCCACTCTTGGCCAGAACAGAAGATGGAGCACTGTCTTTGGTGGGTCAAGAGGCATTGGAAAGAGAGAAATCg GtcttcatccagaagaacatgcTATGAACACTCTGGGGCCTCTGTTGATCATCAGCGCTGAGAAGAACCACCAGGAACCCATTGCAGAACGTGTACAGGCTTCCAGGGTCACCAGAGAGTCCCGACCCCTAGAGCTGTGGATGTTGGTGGCCATCGGTTTTgtcagtgtggttgttgtagctGTCGCTCTTGCTGTAGTTGGAAGATATGTTGTAAAGAGGTTCTCACCCCAAGAAGCTctataa
- the LOC142750290 gene encoding zona pellucida sperm-binding protein 3-like isoform X1, with protein MGQCGAGGVFLGLLVLVFGQDFAASKGLSRVGRQMGPWRSRREEIGGSSDSGSYQEGFPYLPVNALAPGRVPQLPFPWFGSGGYPVWGPRPTLLSPPQDSPIRVQCRENKLLVTVDRDLQGNGKLVKASDFTLGPEFCRAGPQSTGTTVVFEIGLQECGNSLQMTPDWLIYGTNLTYNPTSGTQSTSITRTGAAVVPIQCYYPRYGNVSSEDILPTWVPFATTVSSDERLAFSLRLMTEDWSAPRSSLVFNLGDVFYVEASLEAQDHLPMILFVDSCVATASPDVNSNPRYEIIAYNGCLMDGTQEDSSSAFRAPRPQPDKLQFMVDAFRFIDSQASSLYITCSLRAAADTQTPDPMHKACSYIKASNSWSAVEGSGDICACCNTQNCAAPAGQSRGWGHSYRRPRGLGKREAPQGSWSVDRWALASVGPLLVLGEDQRRSLAVKGSSVVEMWVLVGVGCLSLVIVLACVISLGRSLKRKRSPLGVQK; from the exons ATGGGGCAGTGTGGAGCCGGTGGTGTCTTTCTTGGGCTGTTAGTGCTGGTCTTCGGACAGGACTTCGCAGCCTCTAAGGGTTTGTCCAGAGTTGGTCGCCAAATGGGTCCCTGGAGGAGCCGACGTGAGGAGATTGGGGGGAGTAGTGACTCCGGGAGCTATCAGGAGGGTTTTCCTTATCTCCCTGTTAATGCGTTGGCTCCTGGAAGAGTTCCACAACTTCCATTTCCATGGTTTGGGTCTGGTGGGTATCCGGTATGGGGGCCACGGCCCACACTGCTGTCGCCCCCTCAGGACTCCCCCATCCGTGTGCAGTGCAGGGAGAATAAGCTGCTGGTGACTGTGGACAGAGATCTCCAGGGGAATGGAAAGCTGGTGAAGGCCTCAGATTTCACCCTGGGACCCGAATTCTGCAGAGCTGGACCCCAGAGTACTGGCACTACAGTGGTCTTTGAAATTGGGTTGCAAGAGTGTGGGAACAGTTTACAG ATGACCCCTGATTGGCTCATCTATGGCACCAACTTGACTTACAACCCAACATCTGGCACTCAGAGCACGTCCATCACCCGCACCGGCGCTGCTGTGGTGCCCATCCAGTGCTACTACCCTCG ATATGGTAATGTGAGCAGTGAGGACATCTTGCCTACCTGGGTTCCTTTTGCCACCACTGTGTCCTCAGATGAGCGGTTGGCCTTCTCCTTACGTCTGATGACTG AGGACTGGAGTGCTCCCAGGTCATCGCTGGTCTTCAACCTTGGAGACGTCTTCTACGTTGAGGCTTCTTTGGAGGCCCAGGACCACCTCCCTATGATCTTGTTCGTTGACAGCTGTGTGGCCACCGCTTCCCCAGATGTGAACTCCAACCCTAGATATGAGATCATTGCTTACAATGG GTGCCTGATGGATGGAACCCAAGAAGATTCGTCTTCTGCTTTCCGAGCTCCAAGACCCCAACCAGACAAGCTGCAGTTCATGGTGGATGCCTTCCGTTTTATTGACTCTCAAGCGTCCAGT CTCTATATCACCTGTTCTCTGAGGGCGGCTGCTGACACACAGACCCCCGATCCCATGCACAAGGCCTGTTCCTACATAAAAGCGTCCAACAG TTGGTCAGCTGTTGAGGGCTCCGGCGATATCTGCGCCTGCTGTAATACCCAGAACTGTGCTGCCCCTGCTGGTCAGAGCAGGGGTTGGGGCCATTCTTATAGAAGACCGAGAGGACTGGGCAAGAGAGAAGCTCCACAAG GATCCTGGTCGGTGGACAGATGGGCGTTGGCCTCTGTGGGCCCCCTGCTGGTGCTGGGAGAAGATCAGAGACGTTCTCTTGCAGTGAAGGGGTCCAGTGTCGTGGAGATGTGGGTCCTGGTGGGGGTTGGGTGTCTCAGCCTGGTTATAGTCCTCGCCTGTGTTATCAGCCTTGGACGATCTCTGAAAAGGAAACGGTCACCCCTGGGTGTACAGAAATAA